Genomic DNA from Oncorhynchus nerka isolate Pitt River linkage group LG17, Oner_Uvic_2.0, whole genome shotgun sequence:
gaagaggtaaagagggagagggaagagagagagagagagggggggggggtaagagagagagagagaccccaaaggcctgtggtgttgatggtatcctcaatgaaatatCAATCAAAtaacagacaacaaattccaattggctatactaaaactctttaacatcattcttaactctggcatcttccccaacatttagaaccaaggactgatcaccccaatccacaaaagtggagacaaatttgaccccaataactaccgtgggatatacgtcaacagcaaccttgggaaagtCCTCTGCAttgtcattaacagcagactcgtacctttcctcagtgaaaacaatgtactgagcaaatgtcaaattggctttattCCAAATTATCGTACGACAGACCATGTcgtacggcagggtagcctagtggttagagcgttggtctagtaaccggaaggttactgagctgacaaggtcgttctgcctctgaacaggcagttaacccactgttcctaggtcgtcattgaaaataagaatttgttcttaactgacttgcctagttaaataaaggtttaaaaaaaaaatattcaccctgcacaccctgattgacaaacaaacaaaacaaaacaaaggcaaagtcttctcatgttgATTtgaaaaaagcctttgactcagtttggcatgagggtctgctatacaaattgatgaaaagtggtgttggggggaaaacatacgacattataaaatccatgtacgcaaacaacaagtgtgcgggtAAAATAGGAAAAAAAcgcacacatttcttcccacagggctgtggggtgagacagggatgtagCTTAagtcccaccctcttcaacatatatatcaacgaattggcgagggcactagaaaagtcagCAGCAGCcgggcctcaccctactagaatctgaagtcaaatatctactgtttgctgatgatctggtgcttctgtccccaaccaaggaggccCTACTACAGCAGCacgtagatcttctgcacagattctgccagacctgggccctgacagtaaatctcggtaagaccaaaataatggtgttccaaaaataGTCCAGTCGCCTGGGCCACAAATCCagattccatctagacaccgttgccctagagcacaggAAAAAAAAGATACATACcgtggcctaaacatcagcgccacaggtaacttccacaaagctgtgaatgatctgagagacatggcaagaagggcattctatgccatcaaaaggaacatacaattcgacctaccaattaggatctggctaaaaatacttgaatcagttatagaacccatagccctttatggttgtgaggtctgtggtccgctcaccaaccaagaattcataaaatgggacaaacaccaaattaagACTCTgcatgcaaaaatatcctctgtgtacaatgtaaactcagcaaaaaaaaagaaacgtcctcttttcaggaccctgtctttcaaagttaatttgtaaaatccaaataacttcacagatctttattgtaaaaggtttaaatactgtttctcatgcttgttcaatgaaccatcaacaagtaatgaacatgcacctgtggaatggttgttaagacactaacagcttacagacggtaggcaattaaggtcgcagttatgaaaacttaggacactaaagaggcctttctactgactctgaaaaacaccaaaagaaagatgcctagggtccctgctcatctgtgtgaacgtgccttaggcatgctgcaaggaggcatgaggactgcagatgtgggcagggcaataaattgcaatgtccttactgtgagatgcctaagacagtgctacagggagacaggatggacagatgatcgtcctcgcagtggcagaccacatgtaacaacaccggcacaggatcggtatatccgaacatcacacctgcgggacatgtacagaatggcaacaacaactgcccgagttagaccaggaatgcacaatccctccatcagtgctcagactgtcctcaataggctgagagaggctggactgagggcttgtgggcctgttgtaaggcaggtcctcaccagacatcactggcaacaacgtcgcctatgggcacaaacccaccgttgctggaccagacaggactggcaaaaagtgctcttctctgtcgattcgcagttttgtctcactaggggtgatggtcggattcgcatttatcatcgaaggaatgagtgttacaccgaggtctgtactctggagtgggatcaatttggaggtggagggtccgtcatggtctggggctgtgtgtcacagcatcatcggactgagcttgttgtcattgcaggcaatctcaacgctgtatgttaaagggaagacatcctcctcgctcatgtggtacccttcctgcaggctcatcctgacatgaccctccaacatgacaatgccaccagccgtactgctcgttctgtgcgtgatttcctgcaagacaggaatgtcagtgttctgccatggccagcaaagagcccagatctcaatcccattgagcacgtctgggacctgttggatcggaggatgagggctagggccattccaccccagaaatgtccaggaacttgcaggtgccttggtggaagagtgcggtaacatctcacagcaagaactggaaaatctgatggagtccatgaggaggagatgcactgcagtacttggagaagagtcccctaagtaagctggtcctggggatctgttcacaaacacaccccacagagccccaggacagaaacccatttagacccaaccaaatcatgagaaaacaaaatgataattacttgacacattggaaagaattaacaaaaaaacagagcaaactagaatgctgtttggccctaaacagagagtacagagtggcagaatacctgaccactgtgactgacccaaacttaaggaaagctttgactatgtacagactccgtgagcatagccttgctattgagaaaggccgccgttgacagacctggctctcaaaagacaggctatgtgctcactgcccacaaaatgaggtggaacctgagctgcacttcctaacatcCTGCCCAATgtttgaccatattagagacacatatttctctcagattacacagatccacaaagaattagaaaacaaacctgattttgataaactcccatatctactgggtgaaataccacaatgtgcatcacagcagcaagatttgtgagctgttgccacaagaaaaggtcaatcagtgaagaacaaacaccattgtaaattcaatccatatttatgcttatttattttcccttttgtactttaaccatttgtacatcgttacaacactgtatatataaaaaatatgacatttgtaatgtctttattcttttggaacttctgtgaggaAAATGTTTACtgatcatttttattgtttatttcacttttgtatattatctacttcacttggatgtcataaggtgaacgcaccaatttgtaagtcgctctggataagagcgtctgctaaatgacttaaatgtaaatgtaaatgtaacttgctttggcaatgttaacatatgtttcccgtgccaataaagccccttgaattgaattgaattgaaagagggagggggggagagagagagagagagagagagagggaggagagagggagggaggggggagagagagagggagggaggggagagagagagagagggagggagggggagagagagggggagggggagaaatggaggaagggggagagaaaaatggagggagggaggtggagagagagggaggtaaggagatggggagagggagggggagtgagagagagagagagagagagagagagagagagggagggagggaggtggagagagagggaggtaaggagatgggggagagggagagagggggaatgagagagagagagagggagggagggagggagagggaggtaaggagatgggggagagggaggggggagtgagagacagagagggaggggggtgctTTGAGTACAACTGtaagacagcgtgttccagttaccTCCAATATACAGCAAATTTGCACAGCCattgagtgggacaacattccataggcaacaatcaacagcctgatcaactctatgcaaaggagatgtgtcgtactgcatgaggaaaatggtcacaccagatactgactggttttctgatccacaccccttcCTTTTTTTTAAGGTCTCggagaccaacagatgcatatttgtattcccagtcatgtgaaatccatagattagggcctaatgcgtTTATATCACTTGGTTGATTTCCTTTTTTGAACCGAAGTACTTGGGTGTACGAGATttgacttcagaagagttacagcgTTTGTTGAGTGGTGGTGTACTTCCTCCCAGGCCGTTGGCATAGTGCAAGGTTagatagggttaaagtagtggaatAATGTGATGGGTTTTAATGAGTATAGGGTTATTTGGTAGGGTAATTCAAATATGTGTattcaaattgtatttatttaaacattttttatGGTTCCCTTTTCCCATTTTGCATCACAAAGTGTAATGGATCTACAATAGTGGcgaaaagttttgagaattacacaaatatgaattttctcaaagtctgctgcctcagtttgtatggtggcaatttgcatatactccagaatgttatgaagagtgataagATGAAGTGCAATTAATTGCacagtccctctttgccatgcaaatgaactgaatcccccaaaaacatttccactgcatttcagccatgccacaaaaggaccagctgacatcatgtcagtgattctctcgttaacacaggtgtgagtgttgacaaggacaaggctggagatcactctgtcatgctgattgagtttgaataacagactggaagcttcaaaaggagggtggtgcttggaatcattgttcttcctctgtcaaccatggtttacctgcaaggaaacacgtgccgtcatcattgctttgcacaaaatgggcttcacaggcaaggatattgctgacaGTAACATTGCACCTAAAATCAactatttatcggatcatcaagaacttcaaggagagtggttcaattgttgtgaagaaggcttcagggcgcccaagaaagtccagcaagcgcaaggaccgtctcctaaagttgattcagctgcgagatcggggcaccaccagtacaggaATGGcatcaggcaggtgtgagtgcatctgcatgcacaatgaggcgaagacttttggaggatggcctggtgtcaagaagggcagcaaagaagccacttttctccaggaaaaacatcagggacagactgatattctgcaaaaggtacagggattggactgctgaggactggggtaaagtcattttctttgatgaatcccctttacaattgtttggggcatccggaaaaaaagcctgtccggagaagacaaggtgagcgctatcatcagtcctgtgtcatgccaacagtaaagtatcctgagaccattcatgtgtggggatgcttctcagccaagggagtggactcactcacaattttgcctaagaacacagccatgaataaagaatggtaccaacacatcctcagagagcaacttctcccaaccatcctggaacagtttggtgatgaacaatgcctttttcagcatgatggagcaccttgccataaggcaaaagtgataactaagtggctcggggaacaaaacattaatattttgggtccatgaccAGGAAACTCCCCATACCTTAATcctattgagaacttgtggtcaatcctcaagaggcaggtggacaaacaaaaacccacaaattctgacaaactccaagcattgattatgcaagaacgggctgccatcagtcaggatgtggcccagaaattGACAGCATgacagggtggattgcagaggtcttgaaaaagaagggtcaacactgcaaatattgactctttgcatcaacttcatctaattatcaataaaagcctttgacacttatgaaatgcttgtaattatacttcagtattccatagtaacatctgacaaaaatatctaaagacactaaagcagcaaactttgtggaaattaaatatttgtgtcattctcaaaacttttggccacgactgtatactatagttcaGTTGGGGGTGGTAATGAAACAGAATGGATGTCAACCGCTATTAAAACAGAAGAAGAAGGGATTCCAAGTCGGAAACTCTGGTCTCTTTCTAGAACTCTGACTTTCTGACctaaagatcactgacgtcatgatttgaccacaTTTGTTgttagttcccagttgtcttgaaagcacgaATTGTCTTCCAAGAAACACAGTAACGGTCCATCTTTTCACTTATTCAACCCGTCCGACAGTAGTTGACTTAAGTTGTTGTACTTTTGACAGACAAAAACAGAAAGTGATGTAGCCTAGGTAAGATGGTCACACTCACATTGATCAGGCCCCACCTCACCAAACCTACCAAACGGGTGCAAACGTACCTCAAAGGCTGTTCAAGAACTGTGTGCACGGTTTTGTGAAAAAGTGTCTTTCAGTGCTGTCACGCAACTTAGAAACAAACTGAGTCTTTCAGTACAAACCGTCACTCAACATAGCAAATGATGCGGTAAACTGAACACACCCCATTGAGGCAATCGCCATTTTGAAGTAGTGATTTTCTTCTTTACGATTggttgatccctcctgatgatcatccaatgaagttggaagtccccacccagttgactactttaaaatggtggaagccctcaatggcgctGGCCATGCTGACATGGCCTTTAGGCCACAAGAGGTCTCTGTCATTCTCTATGGCAGAGGTGGGCAATTACAGTCcttgagggcctgattggtgtcacagttttacCCCAgctccagctaacacacctgactccaataatcacctaatcatgatcttcagtttagaatgcaatttgattaatcaaCTGAGTTTGCAAGGGATtgagaaaaagtgtgacaccaatcagacccccgaggactggagttgcccacccctgctcAATGGGAAGGATGCGTTTCTTAAGTATTCTACAGGGCCTTTTAATGAGCACAGTCTTGAGGTTGATTACACTAATTAATGAAGGGGCGGGTTCACGTTCAACCAGATGGCTTTAAAAGGTTTTTCCTAGACACCCAAGGAGATGTTGTGAATTCAGCATTTGATATTTGCAGCCATGGGATCAAAGCAGGTGCTAATTAAGCTTTTGGCAGTGGTTGTTGCGTTTGTATGTTTCTGGGATGCTGTGTTGTCAGCTCCTTGGGCTCATGCAGCTCTGAACCCCAGGGCCTTCCAAAAGTCTGCAGTGCTGCAACCCAGGTACTTCCAGAACCAGAGATCTGCAGTGCTGCAACCCAGGAAGCAGGATTCAGTGTTCCAGTCAAAGCAAGGCTTCGAAACTCCGCTGACCTGGACGTTTCCTCATGATCCAGTGCCAGAGGCCAAGCCTGACGTGAGAAATGTTGAGCTGAAGCAGACTGTCCCTGCCAACACGGTGGGGGTCAAATGTGGGGAGAATCTGGTCCTGGTGGAGGTCAAGCAGGATCTGTTTGGTATTGGGCAACTCATCCAGCCGGCACACCTCACCCTGGGGGGCTGTGCTGCAGTTGGGGAGGATGTCGAATCCCAAAGGCTGATCTTTGAGTCTGAGCTGCAGGGATGCGGCAGCAAACTGGAGGTAGCCTTTGTTCAAATCTAAATGTCCAGTTAAAATATTTGACATCTCAGGACTGGTTTCCTGGACACATAGTAAGCCTAGTCTTGGACTTTTTATTCTCTAAATTAAGTGTCATTTGGTCCACacgtttacaaagcatgtgacaaataaaacattATTTGAAATGGAGTTATTTAAAGCAACTGCTTTAAACACTTGTTTTTTTGTTACTACTTCACAGATGGTAGAGGATGCCTTCATCTATACCTTCTACCTGCTCTACAAACCAAGCAATATTGCCAACACACCTGTTGTAAGGACCACTGAGGCTGTTGTAGGCATTGAGTGCCACTACAAGAGGTGAGACTTCTCCACGCAGATGACTTGTGGTGAATAGACATGGAGTTAATTTTGCAATGACTAATGTCCATTTCTCCCCTTGCAGGAAACTCAATGTGAGCAGCAATGCCTTGAAGCCTACCTGGACCCTCTTTGCAGACTCTAAATTAGTTGAGGAGCAACTCTACTTTTCTCTCAAGCTCATGACTGGTGGGTAGTTCCATGTCTGttaattattactattattgtctGTATGGTAGCGCCTTTaaccaacacctagcaacctcgcAAAGCGGTTTGGTTCTCTTGGTGTAATGGTTAAGGTGCTGGGTTGACACTTGCTGGTCCCAGTGAATGCTACACACAACTTGCAGCAGTCTACTGTAGCCCAGAAATGACTGACATGGTTGTTACATTGTAATGTGAAGTCTATAATTTTGGGGGTTTCTTTGTCAAGATGCTATTAAATTACACAGATTTTTGCTTTCTAGACGACTGGCAGATTGAAAGGGCCTCCAGTCAGTACTTCCTAGGTGACCTGATTCGCATGGAAGCCTCTATCCTGCAGTACCACCATGTGCCTCTGCGGGTTTTTGTGGAAAGCTGTGTTGCCACTCTGGTGCCTGACATAAACTCTAAGCCCATATACTCATTCATTGAGAATGACGGGTGAGTCGGAGAGGGCATTGTTCAAAGGTGGCGCGTGCCAGGTTTGGGATCAGGAATTAAACTAACTGTACTTTTGTCTTACTAACACCGATTTAGCTGAGATGCTATATTAAGGGTTCTGCTTGCCGACTGTCATTTTAGCAACGTTAGTGTAATGCACTGGATAGAAGTGTCTGCTAAATATGAACTGAAATACCAATTCCACATTTCTTACTGAAAATAATATACCAACAAACTATGACTGTACAACTACTTTCATACAGCTTACTGGCAAAAGCAGATGAGCCTAATTCTGTACAAATGCCTTTTAATTGAGGTTCTCCACTAACTATAATGTTTTGTCCAGAACTAGAAGTAATCTCTATCTACTGAAATGGTCCATAGAAGTTGCAAATGTTACTGCACATTCTCCTTTTGAAATGTTCTTCAGGTGTCTAGTTGATGCTGCGTTGATGGGCACTAGTTCCCAGTTCCTGCCTCGCTCACAGGACCACAAGCTTCAGATCCAGCTGGAGACCTTCATATTCAAACCACAGTATGCTGGCCCTGGAAGCAACAGCAAAACTAGCCAGGACAAAATGGACCTGATCTACATAACCTGCCACCTGAAGGCCACTGCAGCTTCCTCCCCAACTTATGCTGAGGGCAAGGCCTGTTCCTTTGTCAATGGGTAAATGTATAGTGTGACTTTTCTTCTGATGGGTGTGTTGATTTTTGCAATGGAAGCACATTTCTTACTGGACTGGCAGGATTGTTCTTCAATTTCTTGTTTCAGGTCTACTGAATACTGGTAAAGCAATTATTTTTTTCACAGGTGGGTGTCTGCAGATGGGGATGACCAGGTGTGTGGTTGCTGTGACACCACATGTACCATGAGAAGGGCCAGAGCTATTTCCATCCACGCTGGTATGACTTGAGTTTTCAAATTCACTGGCTCAACATTTCAGCTTCCTTGAGGCTCAACACAAATGATTTGGCAACTTGAGGACTGCTGGGCCAGATCCTGAGAACTCCTATCCTTGTGCCCTTGAGGAAGGCTATTAACCCCACCTTGCTCTCCCCGTCCAGTAGTGCTGCACTGTGGCTTGACCCTGTGTGCCTAACTCACATGTGCGATCATCATTCAATTGGATGTTTGCCTCTTGAGGAACTTTGTTTTGCGCATTCTTAAACATTGGCAATACATCTCATGTTTATGATAATTCTAGTCCTCTTAATATTGCATTCTCTCTCCCCAGATGTGCAGTGGGAATCCGACGCTGTCCTTGGCCCCATATCCATCCAGTAGTGTTGACGTGATCTACCTGAATCATGACATTTAAATAGGCTATAGAGAAAATGACAACCTAATGGTTATGTGCTGTATGCTTCTCTTGGTTTGCCAGTACAGTTCATTTGTTATTAGCTGTCCACCCTGTTATTAGCTGTCCACCCTGTTATCTTGGCATCTTTTTCAAATGAATTCAGTTACATTGTCAAATATCAAATATTTGTGTCATGTATTTTAAAGAGTAAGACAGGGCTGACACCATACACATGAACTTGGATAAAATATAATTAATACCTGTCTCAATTTAGAAGGATAAGGTGCAAATTAGAATAAGTTCTGTATCAAACCACACACTGTATACAACATTTCCTTACAATTTGACCAGAACAAATGGACAGAATAGCTTTATGAAAATGTACATATTATTAAAATACTCCAATGAAAGTAATTAAAGAGAGTTAAGTGCATATCTTATGGCTGATTCACTGACTGTGTTTATAATTATATAAGTGCTGAAGCTTGGCCAACCTGTTCCTACAAGTTTAACATTTCCTTTGTATAGTTAAACAGAATACAAATTCTGAAATCAAAATGTAGCATGGTCCAAATGGTACTGCTTTGTGATATTGACCCCGAtgctttttaatacattttcagacCAAGAGGCAATAATTAGAAGGCATAACGTAAGATAATATAACAGTtaagagaaatatatatatttacacacacacacagttgaagtcggaagtttacatacacttaggttggagtcattaaaactcgtttttcaacaactccacaaaattcttgttaacaaactatagttttggcaagtctgttaggacatctactttgtgcatgacacaagtaatttttccaaccattgtttacagacagagtgaattataaatgaaataatctatcacaattccagtgggtcagaagtttacatacactaagttgactgtgcctttaaacagcttggaaattccagaaaattgtcagGGCAGgtcaagccctgacctcaatcctatagaaaatttgtgggcagaactgaaaaagcgtgtgcaagcaaggaggcctacaaacctgactcagttacaccagctctgtcaggaggaaagggccaaaattcacccaacttattgtgggaagcttgtggaaggctacccgaaacatttgtcccagattaaacaatgtaaagacaatgctaccaaatatgaattcagtgtatgtaaacttctgacccactgggaatgtgatgaaataaaagctgaaataaatcatcctctctactattattctgacatttcacattcttaaaataaagtgataactgacctaagacaggcaatttttactagtattaaatgtcaggaattgtgaaaaactgagtttaaatgtacttggctaaggtgtatgtaaacttccaacttcaactgtatatttggtagcattgccattaaattgtttaacttgggtcaaacgttttgggtagccttccacaagcttcccacagtaagttgggtgaatgttggcccattcctcctgacagagctggtgtaactgagttatataggattgaggtcagggctttgtgatggccactccaatggcttctttcttgctgagcggcctttcaggttatgtcgatataggactcgatttactgtggatatatacttttgtacctgtttcctccagcatcttcacaaggtcctttgctgttgctctgcgattgatttgcattttttgcaccaaagtacgttcatctctaggagacagaatgagtctccttcctgagtggtatgacggctgtttatgcttgcatactattgtttgtacagatgaacatggtaccttcaggcatttggatattgctcccaaggatgaaccagacttgtggaggtcaacaattatttttctgatgttttggctgatttctttagattttcccatgatgtcaagcaaagaggcactgagtttgaaggtaggccttgaaatatatccacaggcacacctccaattgaatcaaatgatgtcaattagcctatcagaagcttctaaagctatgacataattttctggaatttccaagctgtttaaaggcacagtcaacttagtgtatgtaaacttctgacccactggaattgtgatacagtgaattataagtgaaataatatgtctgtaaacaattgttggaaacattacttgtgtcatgcacaaagtagatgtcctaaccgacttgccaaaactatagtatgttaacaagaaatttgtggagtggttgaaaaacaagttttaaggaaggactccaacataagtgtatgtaaacttctaacttcaactgcacacacacacatcctgttatTGTACTACTAAACTGTGGAATAAAATCTTACCAT
This window encodes:
- the LOC115144727 gene encoding zona pellucida sperm-binding protein 3-like; translated protein: MGSKQVLIKLLAVVVAFVCFWDAVLSAPWAHAALNPRAFQKSAVLQPRYFQNQRSAVLQPRKQDSVFQSKQGFETPLTWTFPHDPVPEAKPDVRNVELKQTVPANTVGVKCGENLVLVEVKQDLFGIGQLIQPAHLTLGGCAAVGEDVESQRLIFESELQGCGSKLEMVEDAFIYTFYLLYKPSNIANTPVVRTTEAVVGIECHYKRKLNVSSNALKPTWTLFADSKLVEEQLYFSLKLMTDDWQIERASSQYFLGDLIRMEASILQYHHVPLRVFVESCVATLVPDINSKPIYSFIENDGCLVDAALMGTSSQFLPRSQDHKLQIQLETFIFKPQYAGPGSNSKTSQDKMDLIYITCHLKATAASSPTYAEGKACSFVNGWVSADGDDQVCGCCDTTCTMRRARAISIHADVQWESDAVLGPISIQ